The following proteins are encoded in a genomic region of Bacillus sp. FJAT-22090:
- a CDS encoding HAD family hydrolase: MRVAIFDFDGTLYTEETFKLLMNHLKEHPIYKTNYKRFYRSIVPPYIANKLKLYPTSKMKARSMQLYLEAFSGISTAEMDAYFEELKDKMQKDFNQDVVERLEKHQSEDIHILLVSGAYTQFLQRVTAGMTFNQIIGTDIHYKEDKIDIHSPITHVNGPRKTENILKILKDKQIDWENSFAYGDSYSDLPVLELVGNPVAVKPEEKLRNIAKERGWEII, translated from the coding sequence ATGCGTGTCGCAATTTTTGACTTTGACGGAACATTATATACCGAAGAAACATTTAAATTGTTAATGAATCATTTAAAAGAACACCCCATTTATAAAACAAATTATAAACGCTTTTATAGATCTATCGTCCCTCCTTATATTGCGAATAAACTTAAACTTTATCCAACATCAAAAATGAAAGCACGTTCCATGCAATTGTATTTAGAAGCTTTCAGCGGAATATCTACTGCTGAAATGGATGCTTATTTTGAAGAATTAAAAGATAAAATGCAAAAAGATTTTAATCAAGATGTGGTAGAAAGATTAGAAAAGCATCAATCTGAAGATATACATATTTTACTTGTTTCGGGAGCATATACACAGTTTTTACAACGCGTTACTGCTGGAATGACCTTTAACCAAATTATAGGTACAGACATACATTACAAAGAGGACAAAATAGATATCCATTCCCCAATTACACACGTAAATGGGCCTCGCAAAACAGAAAATATCTTGAAAATTTTAAAGGATAAACAAATAGATTGGGAAAATAGTTTCGCATACGGGGACAGTTACTCAGACTTACCTGTATTAGAGCTAGTAGGAAACCCGGTTGCGGTAAAACCAGAAGAAAAGCTCAGAAATATAGCAAAAGAACGAGGCTGGGAAATAATTTAA
- the gltB gene encoding glutamate synthase large subunit, with protein sequence MTFHKLPKAQGLYQPEFEHDACGIGLYAHIKGLATHDIVKKGLEMLCRLDHRAGRGSDGQTGDGAGLMVQIPDVYFRVVCNEWDLPAKGGYGVGMLFFTDDDKEREEIEKKFNETIQLEGQQLIGWRTVPINANALSETAKETVPVVRQVFIKSLNEMDSLAFERKLFVIRKQVEHWAQQQSKKFYCASLSSQTIVYKGLLTPDEVDLFYIDLQDELFTSAFSLVHSRYSTNTFPSWERAHPNRYIVHNGEINTLRGNVNWMKAREKQFVSDAFGKDLEKVLPIIDTNGSDSSMLDNAFEFFVLAGRSPAHTAMMLIPEPWTENPHISEEKKAFYAYHSSLMEPWDGPTAISFTNGKQIGAILDRNGLRPARYYVTKDDYIIFSSEVGVVDVDEGNILYKERLSPGRMLLIDLEQGRIISDEEIKQEMAIAFPYKQWLDENKLTLTTVHEEPEQLNNLLFLQKAFGYTYEDIQKYIVPISLDGKDPIGSMGNDTPLAVLSERPQSLFNYFKQHFAQVTNPPIDSIREHIVTSTMTLLGAEGDLLQPNALNAKRIFLDNPVLTNNQLKNLLEMKDSNFQYGLIGLEMTEDLDSDLKNISKMADRFMEQDKTILILSDRMINKEQVTIPVLLAASSLHQHLVRTGNRTKVSIIVESGEAREVHHFAALIGYGVDAINPYLAFATIGEAIQNGHIDSSYKEAISKYSKGIAEGVVKVMSKMGISTVQSYRGAQIFEAVGISKDVIERHFTGTVSQLDGIDLGTIAEEAKRRHNTAIDSTQVSLESGSDFQWRSTGEHHAFNPKTIHTLQWATRKGDYGLYRQYAEMANEERIGFLRNSFTFKPKNKRVRLDEVESVDSIVKRFKTGAMSFGSLSQEAHETLAIAMNRLGGKSNSGEGGEHPSRYELDTNGDNRRSAIKQIASGRFGVKSHYLVQADELQIKMAQGAKPGEGGQLPGNKVYPWVADVRGSTTGVGLISPPPHHDIYSIEDMAQLIHDLKNANRTARISVKLVAKAGVGTIAAGVAKGAADVIVISGYDGGTGASPKTSIKHTGLPWELGLAEAHQTLMLNGLRDRVRLETDGKLMTGKDVVMAALLGAEEFGFATAPLIVLGCVMMRACHLDTCPVGIATQNPELRDKFTGSADYVVNYMRFVAEEMREYMANLGFRTVEEMVGRTDVLEVSKRAKEHWKAKQLDFANLLFQVQGNRTYSTPQNHKIDASFDLRELLPKVEKAITNQTKIDLQYPISNTDRVVGTIIGSEISKQHGERGLADDSIILRFTGAAGQSFGAFVPKGMSMYVTGDVNDYFGKGLSGGKLIVTAPLKGAAEGNVIAGNVALYGATSGTAFINGRAGERFAVRNSGVDVVVEGIGDHGCEYMTGGRAVILGDVGKNFGAGMSGGIAYVLVDDVNGLKEKCNMEMIDFEKISSSDELHSLRQLIMDHYYYTKSSKAMNILDRWEEMSDRFVKIVPNDYKIMLEKIQAFKLEGLTDDAAAMKAFLSTSNNKDKKELELLKK encoded by the coding sequence ATGACTTTTCATAAGCTACCAAAAGCACAAGGGCTATATCAACCTGAATTTGAGCACGACGCTTGTGGGATTGGTTTATATGCACATATAAAAGGTTTAGCTACGCATGACATAGTTAAAAAAGGATTAGAGATGTTATGTCGTCTCGATCATCGTGCTGGAAGAGGAAGTGATGGTCAAACGGGAGATGGCGCAGGCTTAATGGTTCAAATACCAGATGTGTACTTTCGAGTAGTGTGTAATGAATGGGATTTACCAGCCAAAGGCGGTTATGGGGTTGGAATGTTATTCTTTACAGATGATGACAAAGAACGTGAAGAAATCGAAAAAAAATTTAACGAGACAATCCAATTAGAAGGACAGCAACTAATTGGATGGAGAACAGTACCGATTAACGCCAATGCGTTAAGTGAAACAGCAAAAGAGACAGTACCGGTAGTTCGTCAAGTCTTTATAAAATCGTTAAACGAAATGGATTCTCTTGCTTTTGAACGAAAATTGTTTGTAATAAGAAAACAAGTAGAGCATTGGGCACAACAACAATCAAAGAAATTTTATTGTGCAAGCTTATCAAGCCAAACTATCGTATACAAAGGGTTATTAACTCCTGATGAAGTAGATTTATTTTATATTGATTTGCAAGATGAATTATTCACATCGGCTTTTTCGCTTGTGCATTCACGATATAGTACAAATACATTCCCAAGTTGGGAAAGAGCGCATCCTAATCGTTACATTGTCCATAACGGTGAAATAAATACTTTACGCGGTAATGTAAATTGGATGAAAGCTAGGGAGAAACAATTTGTTTCTGACGCATTTGGGAAAGATTTGGAAAAAGTATTGCCGATCATTGATACAAACGGTAGTGATTCATCAATGCTTGACAATGCATTTGAATTTTTCGTACTAGCAGGAAGATCGCCTGCTCATACTGCTATGATGCTCATACCGGAACCATGGACAGAAAATCCTCACATTAGTGAAGAGAAAAAAGCATTTTATGCTTACCACAGTTCTTTAATGGAGCCTTGGGATGGTCCAACCGCAATTTCATTTACAAATGGAAAGCAAATAGGAGCAATTTTAGATCGAAATGGATTACGACCAGCTCGTTATTACGTAACGAAGGATGACTACATCATTTTCTCTTCAGAAGTTGGAGTTGTGGATGTTGATGAGGGTAATATCTTATATAAAGAGCGACTGAGTCCTGGAAGAATGTTGCTGATCGATTTAGAACAAGGACGCATTATTTCTGATGAAGAAATTAAGCAGGAAATGGCAATAGCATTTCCATATAAGCAGTGGTTAGATGAGAACAAACTTACTCTGACAACCGTTCATGAGGAGCCTGAGCAATTAAATAATCTTTTATTTCTACAAAAAGCATTTGGCTATACGTATGAAGATATTCAAAAGTATATTGTTCCAATTTCCTTAGATGGCAAAGATCCGATTGGTTCGATGGGGAACGATACACCACTTGCAGTTTTATCAGAACGTCCACAATCATTGTTCAACTATTTTAAGCAGCACTTTGCACAAGTTACGAATCCTCCCATTGATTCTATTCGTGAGCATATAGTTACTTCGACGATGACATTGCTTGGTGCTGAAGGTGATTTGCTACAACCAAATGCCTTAAATGCTAAAAGAATATTTTTAGATAATCCAGTTTTAACGAACAATCAATTAAAAAATTTACTAGAAATGAAAGATTCTAATTTCCAATATGGTTTAATCGGTTTAGAAATGACAGAAGATTTAGACTCTGACTTAAAGAATATTTCTAAAATGGCTGACCGTTTTATGGAACAAGATAAAACCATTTTAATTTTATCTGACCGAATGATCAATAAAGAACAAGTCACTATTCCTGTATTACTTGCTGCTAGTAGTCTTCATCAACACTTAGTTCGTACAGGAAATAGAACAAAAGTGAGTATCATAGTTGAATCAGGGGAAGCACGTGAAGTACATCATTTTGCAGCGCTTATAGGATACGGTGTAGATGCCATTAATCCTTATTTAGCTTTTGCAACCATTGGTGAAGCGATTCAGAATGGTCATATAGATAGTAGTTACAAGGAAGCGATTTCTAAATATAGTAAAGGAATTGCAGAGGGTGTAGTAAAGGTAATGTCAAAAATGGGTATCTCTACAGTGCAAAGTTACCGTGGAGCGCAAATTTTCGAAGCTGTTGGCATTAGCAAAGATGTTATAGAACGTCACTTTACTGGTACAGTTTCTCAATTGGATGGAATTGATTTGGGGACAATCGCCGAAGAAGCAAAAAGACGTCATAATACAGCGATTGACTCTACACAAGTTTCCTTAGAATCTGGAAGTGATTTCCAGTGGAGAAGTACAGGAGAGCACCATGCTTTTAACCCTAAAACAATTCATACGCTTCAATGGGCTACACGTAAAGGAGACTATGGTTTATACAGACAATATGCGGAAATGGCAAATGAAGAACGAATAGGCTTTTTACGTAATTCATTTACATTTAAACCAAAAAATAAGCGAGTACGACTTGATGAAGTTGAATCCGTAGACTCCATCGTAAAACGATTTAAAACTGGCGCTATGTCGTTTGGTTCTTTAAGCCAAGAAGCTCATGAAACTCTTGCGATAGCAATGAATCGATTAGGTGGAAAAAGTAATAGTGGAGAGGGTGGTGAACATCCTAGTCGTTATGAACTTGATACAAATGGGGATAACCGAAGAAGCGCTATCAAACAAATTGCATCCGGAAGATTTGGAGTGAAGAGTCATTATCTTGTTCAGGCAGACGAACTACAAATTAAAATGGCACAAGGAGCAAAACCAGGGGAAGGTGGACAATTACCAGGTAATAAAGTTTACCCTTGGGTAGCGGATGTTCGTGGCTCTACGACTGGTGTTGGTTTAATATCCCCCCCACCACATCACGATATTTATTCCATTGAGGATATGGCTCAATTAATACATGATTTGAAAAATGCTAATCGTACAGCTCGTATCAGCGTCAAACTAGTAGCGAAAGCTGGAGTAGGGACAATTGCAGCAGGAGTAGCAAAGGGTGCAGCGGATGTCATTGTGATCAGCGGTTACGATGGAGGGACAGGAGCATCACCTAAAACGAGTATAAAACATACTGGCCTTCCGTGGGAGCTAGGACTAGCAGAAGCACATCAAACACTCATGTTAAACGGCTTACGTGATCGAGTGAGGTTAGAGACGGACGGTAAGCTCATGACAGGAAAAGATGTAGTAATGGCTGCTTTATTAGGTGCAGAAGAATTTGGATTTGCGACCGCTCCGTTAATTGTTTTAGGGTGTGTTATGATGCGTGCTTGTCATTTAGACACATGTCCGGTTGGTATTGCCACTCAAAATCCAGAGCTGCGTGATAAGTTTACAGGAAGTGCAGATTATGTAGTAAATTACATGCGTTTTGTTGCTGAAGAAATGCGCGAATATATGGCAAATCTAGGATTTAGAACAGTGGAAGAAATGGTTGGACGTACAGATGTATTAGAAGTGAGTAAACGTGCCAAAGAACATTGGAAAGCAAAACAACTAGATTTTGCTAATTTGTTATTCCAGGTTCAAGGAAATAGAACATACTCAACTCCACAAAATCATAAGATTGATGCTTCGTTTGATTTACGTGAACTACTTCCTAAAGTGGAGAAGGCAATTACGAATCAAACAAAAATTGATTTACAATATCCTATTTCGAATACAGATCGAGTAGTAGGAACTATAATCGGAAGCGAAATATCTAAGCAGCATGGAGAAAGAGGATTAGCTGACGATTCCATTATTTTACGCTTTACTGGAGCGGCTGGCCAAAGCTTTGGTGCATTTGTTCCGAAGGGAATGTCCATGTACGTAACAGGTGATGTTAATGATTACTTTGGGAAAGGATTATCTGGAGGAAAACTAATTGTCACGGCACCGCTTAAAGGAGCTGCAGAAGGAAATGTTATAGCAGGTAATGTTGCATTATATGGGGCAACTAGTGGAACTGCATTTATCAATGGACGTGCTGGGGAGCGCTTTGCAGTTCGAAATAGTGGGGTAGATGTTGTAGTAGAAGGTATAGGGGATCATGGATGTGAATACATGACTGGTGGTCGTGCAGTCATTTTAGGGGATGTAGGAAAAAACTTTGGGGCAGGAATGTCCGGTGGTATTGCGTATGTACTTGTTGATGATGTGAACGGATTGAAAGAAAAATGTAATATGGAAATGATTGACTTTGAAAAGATAAGTTCTTCAGATGAGTTGCATTCTTTACGCCAATTGATTATGGATCACTACTATTACACAAAGAGTTCGAAAGCGATGAACATTTTAGACAGATGGGAAGAAATGTCTGATCGATTTGTAAAAATAGTGCCAAATGATTACAAAATAATGCTAGAAAAAATCCAAGCATTTAAATTGGAAGGTTTAACGGATGATGCAGCAGCGATGAAAGCATTTTTATCTACTTCAAATAACAAAGATAAGAAAGAACTAGAACTATTGAAAAAGTAG
- the hisF gene encoding imidazole glycerol phosphate synthase subunit HisF produces the protein MLRKRIVPAIDVLNDKAVKYVQFRNPTIIGDPAELGKKYTEDGADELIYLDTTASLKNQDLKIEWIRKVAEQVYIPFSVIGGVRTVDDFKNLLRAGADKVGVNSAAVQRPELLKEAAEIYGKQCVVLGLDAMPIYNDQEEIIRWEVYTHSGHEKTGMDVVEWAQQATELGAGEIICTSIHKDGMKNGYDVELIKLLSEKTNVPIIASGGAGKLEHIEEVFSDGQADAALVASMIHYGDYTISEIKAYLQNKNINVRL, from the coding sequence ATGCTAAGAAAAAGAATAGTTCCTGCAATCGATGTATTAAATGACAAAGCAGTTAAGTATGTACAATTTAGAAATCCTACTATTATCGGTGATCCTGCAGAACTTGGGAAGAAGTATACGGAAGATGGTGCAGATGAATTAATTTATTTGGACACGACGGCTTCACTAAAAAACCAAGACTTAAAAATTGAATGGATTCGTAAAGTAGCGGAACAAGTATACATTCCATTTTCGGTAATCGGCGGTGTCCGAACAGTTGATGACTTCAAAAACTTGCTTCGAGCAGGAGCAGATAAAGTTGGAGTGAACTCAGCAGCAGTACAAAGACCTGAGCTTTTAAAGGAAGCAGCTGAAATATATGGAAAACAATGTGTAGTATTAGGGCTAGATGCGATGCCAATATATAATGACCAAGAAGAAATAATCCGTTGGGAAGTTTATACACACTCTGGTCATGAAAAAACAGGGATGGATGTTGTCGAATGGGCTCAGCAAGCGACAGAACTGGGTGCTGGAGAGATTATTTGTACAAGCATCCACAAAGATGGGATGAAAAATGGCTATGATGTAGAGCTAATTAAATTACTCTCAGAAAAGACAAATGTACCAATAATTGCGTCTGGCGGTGCTGGAAAGTTGGAACATATTGAAGAGGTATTTTCAGATGGCCAAGCAGATGCTGCACTTGTTGCTTCAATGATTCATTATGGTGATTATACAATTTCTGAAATTAAGGCCTATTTACAAAACAAAAATATTAATGTTCGTTTATAA
- a CDS encoding LysR family transcriptional regulator, which produces MELRQLRYFIEVAEREHISEAAINLHVAQSAVSRQIANLEEELGVELFERVGRNVKLTPIGKIFMQHSIFALQAIDHAKKQIDEYLNPEKGVIKIGFPTSLAGHLLPTVISAFKKEHPNVAFHLRQGSYNYLIDAVKNRELNLAFLGPLPPKDELINSTILFTEDFSVLLPSHHPFANKNSIPLIDLRNENFVLFPEGYVLNKLVVEACNSVGFTPKVTSEGEDMDAIKGLVAAGIGVSLLPDSTFTDSTPRFTTKIPIASPAIRRTVGILSPASRELSPSEKVFHHFVIRFFSLLGQYQ; this is translated from the coding sequence TTGGAACTACGTCAATTGAGGTATTTTATAGAAGTTGCAGAACGTGAACATATTTCGGAAGCAGCCATTAATTTGCATGTCGCTCAATCAGCTGTAAGTAGACAAATTGCAAATTTGGAGGAGGAACTTGGGGTAGAATTGTTCGAACGCGTGGGGCGGAATGTTAAGTTAACACCTATCGGGAAAATATTTATGCAACATAGTATATTCGCTTTGCAAGCTATTGACCATGCTAAAAAACAAATTGATGAATACTTAAATCCTGAAAAAGGAGTTATTAAAATAGGCTTTCCAACCAGTTTAGCTGGCCACTTATTGCCAACAGTTATTTCTGCTTTTAAGAAAGAACATCCAAATGTAGCCTTTCATCTACGCCAAGGATCTTACAACTATTTGATTGATGCTGTAAAAAATAGAGAATTAAACCTTGCATTTTTAGGTCCTCTCCCCCCAAAGGATGAATTGATAAATAGCACTATTTTATTTACTGAAGATTTTTCAGTACTCTTACCAAGCCATCATCCTTTTGCCAATAAAAATAGTATTCCTTTAATTGATTTACGAAATGAAAATTTTGTTTTATTCCCTGAAGGCTATGTATTAAACAAACTTGTCGTTGAAGCATGTAATTCTGTCGGATTCACACCCAAAGTTACGTCTGAAGGTGAGGATATGGACGCTATTAAAGGTCTAGTTGCAGCAGGTATAGGAGTAAGTCTACTACCCGATAGTACGTTTACCGACTCCACTCCGAGATTTACCACAAAAATCCCAATAGCCTCACCTGCCATCCGAAGAACGGTCGGTATCCTTAGCCCAGCTTCAAGAGAGTTGTCTCCTTCTGAAAAAGTGTTTCATCATTTCGTTATCCGTTTCTTCTCCTTACTTGGACAATACCAATAA
- the hisH gene encoding imidazole glycerol phosphate synthase subunit HisH yields MIGIIDYGAGNLHSVMKAIARLEYDTKLITKPSDHDESITKLILPGVGNAKVAMEILNESGLSDYLKSEVAKGTPLLGICLGMQLLLESSEEGNVPCLGLLKGTVPEFKVDAEKIPHMGWNQVKDVQQHFLFNNIPDNTDFYFVHSFFANPLEEKDVLGTTNYGIDFASVIGNEQVMGVQFHPEKSGKFGIQLLDNYCK; encoded by the coding sequence ATGATTGGCATTATAGATTACGGAGCAGGAAATTTACATAGTGTGATGAAAGCAATTGCTCGTTTAGAATATGATACAAAGCTAATTACGAAACCATCCGATCATGATGAATCGATTACAAAGTTGATATTACCTGGAGTGGGTAATGCAAAAGTTGCTATGGAAATATTAAATGAATCGGGTTTAAGTGATTATTTAAAGAGTGAAGTCGCAAAAGGAACTCCATTGTTAGGAATTTGTCTTGGTATGCAACTACTTTTAGAATCAAGTGAGGAAGGGAACGTTCCTTGTTTAGGTCTCTTAAAAGGGACAGTACCGGAATTTAAAGTGGATGCCGAAAAGATTCCACATATGGGTTGGAATCAAGTGAAAGATGTTCAGCAACATTTCTTATTCAACAACATCCCAGATAATACTGATTTTTATTTTGTACATTCGTTCTTTGCAAATCCATTAGAAGAAAAGGATGTACTAGGAACAACTAATTATGGGATAGATTTTGCAAGTGTAATAGGAAATGAGCAAGTAATGGGTGTTCAGTTCCACCCTGAAAAAAGTGGGAAATTCGGGATCCAATTATTAGATAATTACTGTAAGTGA
- the gltD gene encoding glutamate synthase small subunit, with the protein MGKPTGFMEYEREKGKEVAPLKRVKNWSEYSTKLTDESLQRQGARCMDCGTPFCHMGIEIRGATAGCPIYNLIPEWNDLVYKGKWKEALVRLQMTNNFPEFTGRVCPAPCEGSCTLAISDPAVSIKSIERTIIDKAFENGWITPRIPTKRTGKKIAVIGSGPAGLASADELNQAGHSVTVFERSDRAGGLLMYGIPNMKLEKVIVQRRIHLLQQEGIDFVLNTEVGKDISAEQLKANFDAVILCIGAHKHRELHMEGSTSQGVYYAMDYLTTTTKSLLDSNFTDGQFINTKGKDVIVIGGGDTGADCVATAIRQKCRSIVQFGKHPQLPVSRAEDNQWPTDPNIYKLEYAYEEAAAKYGKDPREYLIQTTKMVADRNGNLKELHTIEMEKVLGEDGFFYFKELPGTEKVWPAQYVFVAIGFEGPETSLAEQFGVNIVNKKIAASTKDYSTNIEGVFTAGDSRKGQSLIVWAIKEGREVAKKVNEYVSKKPVIL; encoded by the coding sequence ATGGGTAAACCTACAGGATTTATGGAGTACGAACGTGAAAAAGGTAAAGAGGTGGCCCCTCTCAAACGGGTAAAAAATTGGAGCGAATACTCAACAAAATTAACGGATGAATCCCTTCAAAGACAGGGAGCTAGATGCATGGATTGTGGAACCCCTTTCTGTCACATGGGAATTGAAATAAGAGGAGCGACAGCAGGCTGTCCGATATATAATTTAATTCCAGAGTGGAATGATTTAGTTTATAAGGGAAAATGGAAAGAAGCTCTAGTGAGATTACAAATGACAAATAATTTTCCAGAGTTCACAGGTAGGGTATGTCCAGCCCCATGCGAGGGATCATGTACACTTGCTATTTCAGATCCAGCAGTGTCGATTAAAAGTATCGAGCGTACGATTATAGACAAGGCATTCGAAAACGGATGGATTACACCGAGAATTCCGACTAAGCGTACTGGAAAAAAGATTGCCGTAATTGGTTCAGGTCCAGCAGGGCTTGCAAGTGCCGATGAGTTAAATCAAGCAGGTCATTCTGTTACTGTTTTTGAGAGGTCAGACAGAGCAGGCGGATTATTAATGTATGGTATTCCGAATATGAAACTGGAAAAAGTGATAGTGCAACGCCGAATTCATTTGCTACAACAAGAGGGAATCGATTTTGTTTTGAATACGGAAGTTGGGAAGGATATTTCTGCGGAACAATTAAAAGCAAACTTCGACGCAGTTATTTTATGTATTGGAGCTCATAAGCATAGAGAGCTTCATATGGAAGGTAGCACTTCTCAAGGTGTTTATTATGCGATGGATTATTTAACAACTACAACAAAAAGCTTACTAGATTCCAATTTTACAGATGGTCAGTTTATTAATACAAAAGGTAAAGACGTTATTGTTATAGGTGGTGGAGATACTGGAGCAGATTGTGTGGCTACTGCGATACGACAAAAATGCCGAAGTATCGTTCAGTTTGGTAAGCATCCTCAGTTGCCTGTATCAAGAGCTGAAGATAATCAATGGCCAACTGATCCGAATATATATAAATTAGAATATGCATATGAAGAAGCAGCTGCAAAGTATGGGAAAGATCCACGTGAATATTTAATACAGACTACAAAAATGGTAGCTGATAGAAACGGAAATTTAAAAGAACTTCACACTATAGAAATGGAAAAAGTATTAGGAGAAGATGGATTTTTCTATTTTAAAGAGCTACCTGGAACAGAAAAAGTCTGGCCAGCACAATACGTATTTGTTGCTATTGGATTTGAAGGACCTGAAACTTCATTAGCGGAACAATTTGGAGTAAATATTGTAAATAAAAAAATTGCTGCTTCTACGAAGGATTACTCCACTAATATTGAGGGAGTTTTCACTGCAGGTGATTCTAGAAAAGGGCAAAGTTTAATCGTCTGGGCAATTAAAGAAGGGCGAGAAGTAGCGAAAAAAGTAAATGAATATGTAAGTAAAAAACCAGTCATTTTATAA
- the cdaS gene encoding sporulation-specific diadenylate cyclase CdaS: MKQSNCDFSPLKEQLKIELETISVEINKGLTTLDNDNFCLLGGLATIKGQFEKAEAVAASFYLNCYLSPFTDMYLDISSAIQHLSHQRHGALIVIERNDILNPFLRPGTPIGAKLTHSLLESIFYPGNPLHDGAVLVRSNQIHSAANVLPLSSIFVGDKKLGTRHRAAIGLSEKSDALVIVVSEETGRVSFAIDGELHPVVTNSSLIVN; this comes from the coding sequence ATGAAACAATCCAATTGTGACTTTTCACCTCTAAAAGAACAATTAAAAATAGAGTTGGAAACTATCTCGGTTGAAATCAATAAAGGTTTAACTACATTAGATAATGACAACTTTTGCCTTTTAGGAGGGCTCGCTACTATTAAAGGACAATTTGAAAAGGCAGAAGCAGTTGCCGCTTCTTTTTATTTAAATTGTTATTTATCTCCATTCACTGATATGTATTTAGATATTTCTAGTGCTATTCAACATTTATCACACCAAAGACATGGTGCTTTAATTGTAATTGAGCGTAATGATATACTTAATCCATTTTTAAGACCAGGTACTCCCATCGGCGCAAAACTAACACACTCCTTATTAGAATCTATTTTTTACCCTGGTAATCCACTTCATGATGGGGCGGTCTTAGTAAGAAGCAATCAAATACATTCTGCAGCAAATGTTCTTCCTTTGTCGAGTATATTTGTAGGAGACAAGAAACTAGGTACACGTCATCGTGCGGCAATTGGTTTATCTGAAAAAAGTGATGCACTCGTAATAGTTGTTTCGGAAGAGACAGGAAGAGTATCTTTTGCAATTGACGGGGAGCTACATCCTGTCGTGACAAATAGCTCGTTAATAGTTAATTAG
- a CDS encoding putative hydro-lyase, which produces MINYGTMAPNEIRKLIRSGQITGPTAGMAKGYTQANLAILKKEYAFDFLLFCQRNPKSCPLVDVTEVGSYNPSTIANGADIRTDIPKYRIYKDGVFTEEVTDIKDYWEDDMVAFLIGCSFTFETPLIEAGIPIRHIEENCNVPMYKTNIECAKAGVFEGPTVVSMRPMSQSDAIRAIQITSRFPGVHGAPIHIGDPSIIGINDIHKPDFGDAVTIKEGEIPVFWACGVTPQAVAMQSKPSIMITHAPGCMFISDLKDEKLSVL; this is translated from the coding sequence ATGATTAATTATGGAACAATGGCTCCAAATGAAATCCGTAAATTAATAAGATCTGGGCAAATTACAGGTCCGACAGCTGGTATGGCTAAAGGATATACACAAGCAAATTTAGCTATTTTGAAAAAAGAATATGCTTTTGATTTTTTATTATTTTGCCAAAGAAATCCAAAGTCTTGTCCATTGGTAGATGTTACGGAAGTAGGTTCATATAATCCAAGTACTATTGCAAATGGGGCGGATATTCGAACGGATATTCCAAAATATCGTATTTATAAAGACGGTGTATTTACAGAAGAAGTGACTGATATTAAGGATTACTGGGAAGATGATATGGTAGCTTTTTTAATTGGTTGTAGCTTTACCTTCGAAACGCCGTTGATTGAAGCAGGCATACCAATTCGACATATTGAGGAAAACTGCAATGTACCGATGTACAAAACAAATATTGAGTGTGCAAAAGCAGGTGTTTTCGAAGGTCCAACTGTAGTAAGTATGCGTCCAATGTCACAATCAGATGCGATTCGAGCGATACAAATTACTTCGCGCTTTCCAGGAGTGCACGGAGCTCCGATACATATTGGGGATCCAAGTATTATTGGTATCAATGACATCCATAAGCCTGACTTTGGCGATGCTGTTACAATCAAAGAAGGTGAAATCCCTGTGTTTTGGGCTTGCGGAGTAACACCACAAGCGGTTGCGATGCAGAGTAAACCTTCGATCATGATTACGCATGCTCCGGGCTGCATGTTCATCAGTGATTTGAAAGACGAAAAATTAAGCGTATTATAA